TGCCTGTTATGCAGAGGCCACGCGCTGCTGGTGGGCGTACCGGGGCTGGCAAAGACGCTTCTGATCAAGACGCTCGCGGAGGCGATCGAGCTCAGTTTCAACCGGATCCAGTTCACGCCGGATCTGATGCCGAGCGACATCACCGGAACAGAAATCCTGGAGGAGGATGTGCAGACTGGTCGCCGGGTTTTCAAATTCGTTCGTGGACCGATCTTCGCCAATGTGATTCTCGCGGATGAAATTAACCGCACTCCGCCGAAGACGCAGGCCGCACTTCTCGAGGCGATGCAGGAAAGGCACGTGACGGCGTCGGGTCAGACCTACAAGCTGAGTCCCCCGTTTTTCGTACTCGCGACACAGAATCCGATCGAGCACGAGGGCACCTATCCCCTTCCCGAGGCACAGCTTGACCGTTTCATGTTCAATCTGTGGCTTGACTACCCCTCATTTGCAGAAGAGGTGTTGATAGTCAAGAGTACAACGACTGCCGATGTCGCCGAGGTGCGACCAGTAATGAAGGCGGAAGCGCTGTTGTCATTTCAGAAGCTGGTTCGACAGCTACCCGCGACCGACAATGTCATCGAGTATGCGGTGTCGCTGGTGAACATGACGCGCCCAGGCCTTCCCGGGAGTCCCGACTTCATTTCCGAGTACCTCAGCTACGGTGCGGGTCCCAGAGCGTCACAATATCTGATTCTAGGCGCGAAGGCGCGTGCAGCTCTTGACGGTCGACTC
This sequence is a window from Rhodothermales bacterium. Protein-coding genes within it:
- a CDS encoding MoxR family ATPase; this translates as MPESTTDFQSDFDIQALTSQFATLKSEIGKVIVGQDEVIRQVFICLLCRGHALLVGVPGLAKTLLIKTLAEAIELSFNRIQFTPDLMPSDITGTEILEEDVQTGRRVFKFVRGPIFANVILADEINRTPPKTQAALLEAMQERHVTASGQTYKLSPPFFVLATQNPIEHEGTYPLPEAQLDRFMFNLWLDYPSFAEEVLIVKSTTTADVAEVRPVMKAEALLSFQKLVRQLPATDNVIEYAVSLVNMTRPGLPGSPDFISEYLSYGAGPRASQYLILGAKARAALDGRLAPTISDVNEVAIPVLRHRIVSNFNADAEGVGPVDIVERLLVHQKEQWAAASGE